A window of Pedobacter lusitanus contains these coding sequences:
- a CDS encoding porin — MKIRSLFTLSALTMSAATYAQETTTSTPLQISGSADVYYKYDFSGKPNIGTSFANDQNSVSIGMIDLALKKTTGKASFVGELSFGPRGQYGSIPNGEGETGNADNSFHIQNLYMSYAVTGKLSVTAGYMSTFIGYEVIVPTGNFNYSTSYLFTNGPFQNAGIRANYVFSPKIALMAGLFNDWNVYKDVNGVTHFGAQLTVVPADGWTAYLNVLTGKAAGATGTGTIYDLTTAYQVTEKVKIGLNAADYSVTNQNGGYSGAALYLQNAFTTNFSLGLRGEYFETKDVPELKGSNVKSVTLTANLKAGGLTFIPEVRFDNGSTTRFVKNNLDPTKSASQFSLAAVYAF; from the coding sequence ATGAAAATTAGATCTTTATTCACGCTTTCTGCCCTGACCATGAGCGCTGCCACGTATGCTCAGGAAACGACCACATCAACGCCGCTGCAGATTTCCGGATCGGCTGATGTTTATTACAAGTATGATTTCTCCGGAAAGCCGAATATTGGGACGAGCTTTGCGAATGATCAGAACTCAGTATCAATTGGAATGATTGATCTGGCTTTAAAGAAGACAACAGGAAAGGCATCTTTTGTAGGAGAGTTATCTTTCGGGCCACGGGGACAATATGGTTCAATTCCTAACGGCGAAGGAGAGACGGGAAATGCTGACAATTCTTTTCATATTCAGAATTTGTATATGTCATACGCTGTTACTGGTAAGTTATCCGTAACAGCAGGATATATGAGTACATTTATTGGTTATGAAGTAATTGTACCTACAGGTAATTTCAACTACTCCACTTCTTATCTGTTCACAAACGGGCCATTTCAGAATGCAGGTATAAGAGCCAATTATGTTTTCTCTCCGAAAATTGCATTAATGGCGGGATTATTTAATGACTGGAATGTCTATAAAGATGTGAATGGAGTTACACATTTCGGCGCCCAGCTTACTGTTGTTCCTGCAGATGGATGGACTGCTTATCTGAATGTTTTAACTGGAAAGGCAGCCGGAGCTACAGGAACGGGGACAATCTACGATTTGACTACGGCCTACCAGGTAACTGAAAAGGTTAAGATCGGTTTAAATGCAGCTGATTATTCCGTAACTAATCAAAACGGGGGGTATAGCGGAGCTGCACTTTATTTACAGAATGCCTTTACCACAAACTTTTCATTAGGTCTGAGGGGAGAATATTTTGAAACAAAGGATGTTCCTGAGCTAAAAGGTTCGAACGTTAAGTCTGTTACTTTAACGGCTAACTTAAAAGCTGGCGGATTGACTTTTATTCCGGAGGTTAGATTTGATAATGGTTCTACTACCCGGTTTGTTAAGAATAATCTTGATCCTACAAAGAGTGCTTCTCAATTTTCATTAGCTGCGGTATATGCATTTTAA
- a CDS encoding ammonium transporter: MSKVLFKQVVPFIILAIVSIAALFVPLHADFDAGKYNAADIAWILVATALVFLMTPGLAFFYGGMVHRKNVISTMIKSIVSAGVISVLWVTVGFSLAFGESIHGLIGNPSTFLFFQGVNSGPAWSLAPTIPLTLFALFQLMFAIITPGLVVGAVAERIRFTSYILFIVLFAIFVYSPLAHWTWHPDGILFKMGVLDFAGGTVVHISAGMAALAGALVLKRRKVHQDHQEIPPANIPYVLIGTGLLWFGWFGFNAGSALGANSLAVSAFATTNIAAGAAGLSWMFFDVLRGKKPSVLGFCIGAVVGLVAITPGAGFVAIPHSIFIGVAAAIISNLAVMWKSKTSLDDTLDVFPCHGVGGIVGMLLTGVFATKTVNPAGADGLFYGNADFFLTQLKGVLIVAVFSFVVSFLIFKLINVIQPIRVTSEEEEEGLDASQHNEKYTQGTLIVASTGLEMEQSPLV; this comes from the coding sequence ATGAGTAAAGTACTATTTAAACAGGTTGTTCCATTCATTATTCTTGCGATTGTTTCAATCGCAGCGCTTTTTGTTCCGTTACATGCTGATTTTGATGCGGGAAAATACAATGCGGCTGATATTGCATGGATTTTAGTAGCTACGGCCTTAGTGTTTCTGATGACACCAGGTCTTGCTTTTTTCTATGGTGGTATGGTTCACAGGAAAAATGTGATCTCAACTATGATTAAAAGTATAGTGTCTGCGGGTGTAATCAGTGTATTATGGGTGACGGTCGGCTTTAGTCTCGCCTTTGGCGAAAGTATTCATGGTCTGATAGGAAATCCGTCTACTTTCCTGTTTTTTCAGGGGGTTAATTCCGGGCCGGCATGGAGTCTTGCGCCAACGATTCCATTAACCTTATTTGCATTGTTCCAGTTGATGTTTGCTATTATTACTCCTGGGTTAGTCGTGGGAGCTGTTGCCGAACGTATTCGTTTTACCTCTTATATTCTGTTCATTGTTCTGTTTGCTATTTTTGTTTATTCGCCACTGGCACACTGGACATGGCATCCTGACGGTATCCTGTTTAAAATGGGGGTACTGGATTTTGCCGGTGGAACTGTAGTGCATATTTCGGCTGGTATGGCAGCGCTCGCAGGAGCGCTTGTACTTAAAAGAAGAAAAGTGCACCAGGATCATCAGGAAATTCCTCCTGCAAATATTCCTTATGTATTAATTGGTACAGGACTTTTATGGTTTGGCTGGTTTGGATTTAATGCTGGTTCGGCATTAGGAGCAAACAGTTTAGCTGTATCTGCTTTTGCTACAACAAACATAGCTGCCGGTGCTGCTGGTCTTTCCTGGATGTTTTTTGATGTGTTAAGAGGGAAAAAACCTTCTGTGCTTGGCTTTTGCATAGGTGCGGTAGTTGGACTTGTAGCTATTACTCCCGGAGCTGGTTTTGTGGCTATTCCACATAGTATTTTTATTGGTGTTGCTGCAGCGATTATTTCTAATCTGGCAGTGATGTGGAAATCTAAAACCAGTCTTGATGATACACTGGATGTATTTCCATGTCATGGTGTTGGTGGAATTGTTGGGATGTTACTGACAGGTGTATTTGCGACTAAAACAGTAAATCCAGCGGGTGCTGATGGATTGTTCTACGGGAATGCGGATTTCTTTTTAACACAATTAAAAGGAGTGCTGATTGTAGCTGTATTTAGTTTTGTAGTGTCTTTTCTGATTTTTAAACTGATTAATGTCATTCAGCCTATTCGTGTAACTTCTGAAGAGGAAGAAGAAGGGCTTGATGCAAGTCAGCATAATGAGAAATATACTCAGGGTACTTTGATTGTCGCTTCAACCGGACTTGAAATGGAGCAGTCTCCATTAGTCTGA